The following coding sequences are from one Ctenopharyngodon idella isolate HZGC_01 chromosome 17, HZGC01, whole genome shotgun sequence window:
- the nkx2.1 gene encoding homeobox protein Nkx-2.1 has translation MSMSPKHTTPFSVSDILSPLEESYKKVSMEGNNLGAPLASYRQPQVTQAAMQQHHMGHNGTVPAAYHMTAAGVSQLSHTAMGGYCNGNLGNMSDLPAYQDGMRGSTTATSWYGTNPDPRFSTISRFMGSSSGMNMGSMSTLSSLADVGKGMGPLTSTPRRKRRVLFSQAQVYELERRFKQQKYLSAPEREHLASMIHLTPTQVKIWFQNHRYKMKRQAKDKVSQQQMQQDNGSCQQQQQSPRRVAVPVLVKDGKPCQGSSHTPNTGVQSHHHQGGNVMIMSNNSSSMGQHQSQQVGNAGQSPDLGQHAASPPSLQTQVSGLSHLNSSGSEYGAALPCSALLYGRTW, from the exons ATGTCGATGAGCCCTAAGCATACGACTCCTTTTTCTGTATCCGATATCTTAAGTCCTCTTGAAGAGAGCTACAAAAAAGTGAGTATGGAGGGGAACAACTTGGGGGCTCCACTTGCCTCGTACAGACAACCCCAAGTCACGCAAGCGGCGATGCAGCAGCACCACATGGGCCACAATGGAACAGTACCCGCTGCCTACCAcatgactgcagctggagttTCCCAGCTGTCACATACAGCCATGGGGGGCTACTGTAACGGGAATTTGGGCAACATGAGCGACCTGCCGGCCTATCAAGACGGCATGAGAGGCAGCACGACGGCCACCAGCTGGTACGGAACGAATCCTGACCCACGCTTCTCTACAA TCTCTCGTTTCATGGGTTCCTCGTCTGGTATGAATATGGGCAGTATGAGCACTCTGAGTTCCCTGGCGGATGTTGGCAAAGGCATGGGTCCGCTGACCAGCACACCTCGCCGGAAGAGACGAGTACTCTTCTCCCAGGCGCAGGTGTACGAGCTCGAGCGACGGTTCAAGCAGCAGAAGTACCTCTCCGCGCCGGAAAGGGAACATCTGGCCAGCATGATTCACTTGACTCCGACTCAAGTTAAAATTTGGTTTCAAAACCACCGATATAAAATGAAAAGGCAGGCCAAGGACAAGGTGTCCCAGCAGCAAATGCAACAAGACAATGGCTCCtgtcagcagcagcagcagtctCCGCGGCGGGTGGCCGTGCCAGTGTTAGTGAAAGACGGAAAGCCATGCCAAGGCAGCAGCCATACACCCAACACTGGTGTACAAAGCCACCATCACCAGGGGGGGAACGTCATGATTATGTCCAATAACAGTTCTTCAATGGGCCAGCATCAAAGTCAGCAGGTAGGCAACGCCGGCCAGTCCCCAGATCTGGGTCAACATGCTGCAAGCCCTCCATCTCTCCAAACCCAGGTGTCCGGCCTGTCACACCTGAACTCTTCCGGCTCCGAGTATGGAGCTGCCTTGCCCTGCTCCGCTCTGCTTTACGGCAGGACGTGGTGA
- the mbip gene encoding MAP3K12-binding inhibitory protein 1 gives MAADGERRDARAESKQEKRSNQISHHGGHRDVFKDCIGSIMESLAELGAKLKVGDKVLSISASVNNVSELQPSHVYTCLQQHISKLQSVSENLKQMVEAESHSNPGNSDRKERADTSEQMLVDSEHVTPTSDHCIALEDRNKTQVDDNVQIKAANSEIERRISAFIERKQLEINENNVREFCNVIDCNQEDSCARTDAVFTPYPGFKSHVKVTRVINTYGPQTRGARAELGDQPQGSISRDCGNPAIEERLHNMESHLKLPPTGPVPQSVYQRLKKLEDRILELEGLSPEYFHSTNYSHKRPKASMSQNYSLAELDGKISAVKAALMKKSSEFQPTDAGEFPY, from the exons ATGGCGGCGGACGGAGAGAGACGCGATGCGCGTGCAGAAAGTAAACAGGAGAAGCGCAGTAACCAGATTTCTCATCATGGTGGACACCGGGATGTGTTCAAAGACTGCATTGGCTCTATTATGGAGTCACTCGCTGAGCTTGGCGCAAAG TTAAAAGTGGGTGATAAAGTGTTGAGCATAAGTGCCAGTGTCAACAATGTCTCTGAGCTTCAGCCTTCTCACGTGTACACCTGTTTACAACAGCACATCTCCAAATTACAG TCAGTCTCTGAAAATCTGAAGCAAATGGTGGAGGCGGAAAGTCACTCCAATCCAGGCAACAGTGACAGGAAAGAAAGAGCAGATACATCTGAACAGATGTTGGTTGACTCAGAGCATGTTACTCCTACATCTGACCACTGTATTGCCCTTGAGGATCGTAATAAGACCCAAGTTGATGATAATGTGCAGATCAAGGCTGCTAACTCAGAG ATTGAACGCAGGATATCTGCATTTATAGAGCGCAAACAGCTGGAGATCAATGAAAACAATGTGAGGGAGTTTTGCAACGTGATCGACTGCAATCAGG AAGACAGCTGTGCAAGAACTGATGCAGTCTTCACACCATATCCTGGTTTCAAGAGTCACGTCAAAG TGACACGTGTTATAAATACATATGGACCTCAGACCAGAGGGGCACGGGCTGAGTTAGGAGACCAGCCGCAGGGGTCCATCAGCAGAGACTGTGGAAACCCTGCCATTGAGGAGAGGCTCCATAACATGGAGTCTCACCTGAAACTTCCACCAA CGGGTCCAGTTCCTCAAAGCGTTTATCAGCGGCTAAAGAAACTTGAAGATCGAATTCTGGAGCTCGAGGGTCTTTCGCCAGAGTACTTCCACTCCACA AATTACTCTCACAAACGACCTAAAGCCTCAATGTCGCAG AACTACAGTCTCGCTGAGCTGGATGGGAAGATAAGTGCTGTCAAAGCTGCCTTGATGAAGAAATCCAGCGAGTTCCAGCCCACAGACGCAGGAGAGTTTCCATACTGA